The sequence AATCTTCTTAAAGTGGTTGCTATCCAAGATCTTATCCTTGCTAATCCAAGGAATCAATCAGTATCTCTAGACTTCCTCTCAAGACTTTCCCAGAAGCTCCATCTCAACCGAGGTGCTCCCTCCTTCCTTCGCAAATACCCTCATATTTTCCACATCTTCTATGATCCAAACAAGTCCCTGCCATTTTGCAAATTAACAGATACTGCCAATCAACTATTTTCCGAAGAAGCAGATGCTATCAACGCTTCATTGCCTGAGGTTGTTGACAGATTAGTCCGGCTTTTATCAATGTCAAATTCTAAGATGGTACCACTGCGTGCAATTTACAAGGTATGGAGGGAGCTTGGCCTCCCCGACAATTTTGAGGACTCTGTGATATCGAAATACTCTCATATTTTTCAGCTTTGTGATGCTCATGAACCAAATACTCATTTTCTGAAGTTGGCCGATCACATTCCGAGACATCATTTCAGAGCAGCTGTTGAGGAATGGAGAGTTACTCAGTGTTGTAAAGAGGACTGCAGTGTTGATGAAACAGAAATCCAGTATAGTTTTAAACATAGCTACCCTCCAGGGATGCGGTTGAAAAAGAATTTCAAGGCCAAGGTTAAGGAATGGCAAAAGTGTCCATATATTGGACCATATGAGGGAACACTTGACAACAGTAACAAGTATAAGAACACTAGTATAGCACTGGAAAAGCAAGCAGTTTCAATCGTCCATGAATTCATGACGTTGACTGTGGAAAAGATGGTGGAAATAGAGAAGATCAGCCATTTTAGGAAATGGTTTGGCGTTGAATTAAATATCAGAGATCTATTCTTGGATCATCCTgggatattttatttatcaaccAAGGGAAAGAGACATACAGTTTTCCTAAGAGAAGCTTATGAGAGGGGGTGTTTAATAGATCCAAATCCAGTTTATACTGTAAGGAGAAAACTCCTAGATTTAGTTGCTATGGGGCGTCGGGGTTTATCTCATAGTGGCTCAAGACAGAAGGCAGATCAAGTTCAAAATGAAGATGGTGAAACCTCCCTCTAGGTAACAAATGAATAAAGGAAAAgattcatattattctttcaaCTAATGTTGCCGATACTTTCTTCTCATTTCCTTCTTTCATAAACCGAGCTCGGAGAAGGAAGAGATAAGAGGGCCCTAGAGAATGTGGTCAAAAATCCATAATAGAGTCTGATCACAACAACCGAATTGATTATCTTCATGCATAAGGATACTAGATTACCTAAGCTTGTCAATGACATCCTGCAATCAAATTTTTGAAACATCGTCACAATCAAAAAGGAGAATGCTGGAGAGATTAACACTTTTGTTGAGGGAATTTGAATGTGTTGGGGTAGTTGGTAACTAATTACCAATATGAAAGAAGACCCTTCTTGAATATAGAGAAATTGGAGAATGGGTTATTTTACTGCATCTTCTTGCAGATGTGAACATCATTATTTCAGGGAAGGATTGAAGAGCGAGGGGATCGGACCCTCCTGGCGACTCTGTAATCCAATTTTTAATGCAGAGAGGCTTTATTGGAGAAGATGAACAACCTGATTTGGATGTCTGATGTGCGTTCTTTGTGATCTGCAGGCGATTATGCTTTGAACAAAGCTTAATTAACACGGGATGGGAATACTTTGAACAACCTGGTTATTTCTATTGCATCTTCATTATCTGCATAAACTTCTTGAACACTCTGAACATGTAGTCCTTTGAGTCTCCTATGCCACTTGTTTTCAAGTGAAAAGGCAGACTTCAAACATTTGTTTTTGGGTTGTACCGAAGAAGATTTGAAGCCTGAGGAAAGGAATGGATGAATAGTGATGATTACTGATTAGGACACCTTGAGGATGGCATTAAGAATAGACCAATGATTAGATGCAGTCTCATATGCCCTCCACTTTTTTACCAcataaaagagaaattagaaaaaatatattttaaaaaaaaataaaactaccACATGGTAATATTTTATTGGGCTATACTTGGGGTGCACCAAGATAGGTGCATCCAAGGGAGCACCCAAGTTTTTCTCTTAAGAATAAATCCTCTTCTCATTTgtatacttggataattacaagtttaactttgaaatttgtgtctttttattttttaatttctaacttttagaattacaaatttagtcccggagttttttaagttttaaaagtgCATGGACCTCCCTTGAAAGCTAGGTTGCATTAGACaaactttaaatttatatctaagAGAACAATTACTTTTAAACATTTTGAATTTGTGAGGGacttttaaacataaaattaaaagttaaagtGACGTATTAGacatttttgaaagtttaaggacttaGTAGTAGGTAGAAATCAATCTCAAAATTCAAGacttaaacttataatttaggtcatgttttgtaactattttattttttgttttattttttaaaattaaacctatagacaTTAGTTTCACCACTAcgtttcttcatttgttatctaaaaccaaaaaataaaatggtttatcaaaTGGGGCTTAACTTAGTTTTCTTATCAAAAGAAGGGAAACAAGTgggaaaattgttaaaaataaccCTTAAACGTTTCCTTACAACtaacacttttttttaaacttgttgaaataatttttcttggTCCCTCCGACCGTataaaaattatctttatcattttatatcaaaattattgattattttggattttctcgataGAATCTCTGAGAGGATGATGATCgagactcaaaataatttttttcaaatcttaCATAATCTTTTTggtcttttcaaaattttaaaaaaaaaattgtaatcacTCCATTTGGATAGTTTGTAaatcaatttggaaattcaCATAATTGTGGAATCACAAAAATTGGTCGTAAGATTTGGTATGTGATTTGTAAAAGATTgataaatttggagaaaatttgaaaatatttaaaatttggtttaagATTTCGAAAGATtacataatatttgaaaaaattatgttgaaatttgatttttttcaaaaagttttttagtgttatttttttttacagttttaccctttttaaatttatttatattcgttatatatatatttttcctatttttgaaGCTACTTTAACgatggagagaaaaaaatacatttattataaatagagaaaatgcatttaatatggtttttctcatttatcaattggagagagaaaatgtaattattttaatttttttctattttcaaatttggagaaaaaatgTGTTGGTTTTCACATgtcaatttattgattttttttttatggattaatagttattttaaatataccttagaacattttgacggattcatgattattttaaatatactttaGAATATTTTGTTacgtatttgaaaatattttaaccaTTAGAAATTGACTCAATGCTTGAcataaatcttcataaatttcatttacatcatAGTATATGTATCATAATAcaataaaatctaaataaataaacaaaaaacactcgtatatttgatataaacgaatacatataccatagtatatatcaaattttctacaaaaactaaatatatatatatatatataaataagaaaaaaaataaagttcatcttcatataggagtttataatacataaccctccatcttcatctcttcttcaGCCATGGTCACCACGGATGTCTGATCGGATTTGCTCGTCTCACGTGCCGTCGACCGAATCTGCTCAAGCCATCATCGTCGATCCGCCCCACACCATCCACACCATCAATTTTTCCCAAGCCGTTCGTGTCATCTCGTGTCGAGCCATCAATTCGTCCCACGCCATCGTCTACTGCCTGCAACTCaggggaaggagaaaagaaagggaagaggaagaaatgagTGTGAAGTATGAGAGagataatatatgaaatatattattagAGAGAGAATACATGCATGAGGGAGAGAGAGTATGCATGGTATATATAACGTAGGTGAGAGCTAAATCGTAAATAGTCACTAATATTAGTGGGAATACGAAAGTcaataaatctttttttttttttttgtgtaaaaaatgaaatggtcaGGATATTAACATAATATGTATCTATTATTTAGATTATTTAGGCCTTTTATGTAGAAATTTCTTATATATaagatgaaaaaattaatttttgttcaaaTCTCAATATTGATCTTGGTCGAGAAGGGTCGAAAAACTAACTTAAAAAGGGCTTCATTTGACAATTTCAGGCGTCTCCTATCTTCATCCCTTTATTGACCTGCCTAACTGCAACATGAGATGGTACTTTTCTGTTTCAAAAAGTTTATCAAGGAAGGAAAAAGTTACATAAAGTATTGAGCCTTTAGATATATGAATAATTTGGTGTTCTAGTAAATTGCTTTATTTTTCTCATctgtttttttccttcttcttttgatGTAAACTTCTGGTGACTATTTTGAACACCATTTTTGACAGATTTAGCTGGTTCATAACATTCTGGTGATTGCAAATGCTTGAATTGAAGGTACTTTTCTGCCCTTTACTATCCAATTCTAGCTTCTTCATATTTTTGTTTCAAGGGTTGCTGTCATGATCCCTCGGAGAGGCATGTGGGGCAAGAAGTTGAATTGTTAAGTCTAGAGAATTATTTAGTCATGAGACCTATGTTGGGTTTAAAGAACCCATTGAACTAAATGAGGAGTGGAATTTACAACTTCTCTCAATTCCTATTCCATGGGTCAAAGATACTCTTGCTATCGTCTCAATTAGTTACatcgagattttttttttcctgtccAGCACAATTCATATGGTAATGTCCTAAAGCAAAactatgaaatttttttttttcaatctttaccACCACAGAAACATGCACTTCTTACAAGCTACAAGGACAGGTAGTTTCAACATAATATTTGAATAGAAGCTAACATTTTATTACCTAACAAAACAATCATGAAAATATCTCAGTACAATACAATGACTTCTAAATTGAAAAGGAAATACAGAAGAATAGGCAAACAATAACAGATAATCAAAGAAGATATCTTGGTTAGAGAAGTGAAGGAAGAAATGCTAAGGCTAAGCCAAGTGGAAATGCAAGATGAAGGCGGTCGATGCTTGAAGCCCTGTTCCCGCTGTTTCCCGGGGTGCCGGCGATGCCAGAGTCTCCTGCATCCGGTGGTTGAACACCTAGATACGTTTCCACATTTAACAATGAAACTTTAGTTTAACATAACCTCAAACTGTGAACTTAGAATGTTTCATTATTTCCACAACGAACAGATAGGAAGGTGAAACAGACAGGAAGATTTACTACCTGGTGCTGGTGCTGGTGCTGGACTATTTGCTGATCCCACTGGAAATCCCAAAACTGCATTCAGGAGAAACAGATTTGAGCTAGTTAGAGGTGTAAGGAAAAACCGAAAAACTGAAAAAACTGCTTGTTGGTTTGGGTTGGTACCAATTGGTTTGGcagttttgatttgaaaaggaaaaaccgAAAATTTTTGGTTGGGTTTGGTTTTGACAAAGAACAAACCAAATTAAACTGAGTCGaccaattaattattaatatacattaacgctcgaaatatatatatcaaaggatggtgttgatggagttgacattGGAGTGAGACTAATATATGTTAGGTCAATAGTCATATGCCTAAATTGGTAAACCTGGATGACTAGACTGACCAAACTGTTGATTAGTTGATCAGAGTGGTTCGATTCgattttttggattttgtaaTAAAACTGGTGGTTTGGATTTGATTTCAACATTCAAACTGAGTCGAACCAATTGCTTACACTGAGCTAGTAAGCCACAtcttatgattatatttattgatGATTCTTGTAAAATTTGGTTGCTTTTAAGACAAGTTATCCAAGGTTTaaactttatttgaatttttaatggGGGAAAAGAGCATCTTGATAGCAAAGGCAATATATTAGTTTATGtttgtttgaaaaaattaaaatcaagccAGTTTACCATTgcttggtttaattttttactttataaaaatgtttttgaactttcaattatCATCACATTGGACTTTAATTAAATCCACTTGaatttatattagtttaatAATTGAAATTTGGTTGCCGATGCTCGATTTAGTTCAAATTTAAAGAGAACTGCCCAAATCTAATTCTTTAATATGATTCTAAATTCTCTCCTTCTGCTTTATGACAAAAAAAGTAAAAacctttttcccctttttcctttttggttgGTGTTTAAACCTCctttgtaattattttgtttttagtttttgttttcgaAAGTCGAatctttcacctccaaatttctttttttgttatttacttttcaccaatggtttaaaacccaaagtcaaattttgagaacaaaaaaaaaaaaatagctttccaaaaattgttttttttttttaatttggttaaaaattcaatcatACACAAATTATAGTtagaaatgtagatgaaataggattaattttcaaaaacaaaaacaaagaaccaaatggttatcaaacaggattttagtttttgaattttaaaatttgtgtttatttaattcttAAGATCCAGTTTGgtaaagattttatttttcattttctgattttgaaatatatatatatatatatatatatatatatatatttttcaaaattgcaTACTATATTTTCTATCATGTTTTCTGTATTTCTTGAAGAAACGGTTAAACtccaagttaaattttaaaaacaaaaacaagttttttgaaaattattatttaaagttttcaaaatttaccttgattttttaaaatatgaaagtgaatacaaaattaaaaacgaATGTTTATaagcataaatttaaaaaatcaaatgattatcaaaacttaaaattttaaacgtGTTTATTAGATAATTGAACTcccaattttgtgtctaataaatcgaataaattaaaaaaaatttgtaaaaatcaaatgatcCATTAGAGAGTTTCGTATGCAATGAAATTCTAAACTTGAGAATTGTAGGGTAGAAATTGAACATCTAACCTcaaaattatcatatacataGTAGAAattcttttgaattttgtaCGATTACGAAATGGTGTagcattttgaaagaaaatttaaatcatTGGGGTGTTAGTgtaattttgaaagtataaggtagtttttaaacaaatattggttataatttaacccaaattttaaaatgacgAAATCGAAAACTAagcttaaataaataaaaattgtaataaaaatgatttttttaatattaaaaaaaaggaaaagggaaaagaaagctTACGTGAACAGAGAGAAACAGGAGGAGTGGAGACGCTGCAGGCGGAAGGAAGCTTCATAGCTCTGTCAATATCAACGGTTAATCCAACTTTATCAGGATCGCTAAGCAACTGACAGAGACAGCTAGGGCTACTCTCCACCAGCCCCGCCAGTTCCGAACAGCATTGCTTGTTCGGCTTCGTATCATTACTCCCCGTCGTCACGTACGACAAGCAATCCGACATGTTCAGCAGCGTGGTAAAGCAATCCACTTCCCCCGCCGGCCCCGGCGCCGGTGCCTGCGCTGCAATGCCGTGAATCGCCATCATCGCCACTGCGAATGCGAAGATCGAGGGCACTGCCGCCGTCGCCGCCATTGGTCGCGATCTGAAGTGAAAGAGATCGGATGTGTGTTTCTAGGGCCTTTTCTTTTGATGGAGCAGCGGTGGAATTGAAGAGGAGAGAGGGAAAGAGAGGAGGTGATGAAATAGAGAGGAAGGGAAATGGTTTGGGAAGAGGAAGGTGAGGGAATTAATGGCACCAGCTACGCCATTGCGGGATTTTgattgctttttcttttttttttcttttttttttttttttttttgcaccgTCCCAACTCCCAAGGGACTATTTATTTCTTGTAGTTATGACAcaccttttttttcctctcaccaaaaaaacataaaatgaaatgTTTCTTGTAGGTggttgttttaaaataaaagaaaatgagtgatttatttataaatgtaCTAAAATATTATTGTCTATTAAGATTGGCAAAATTCTTCAATTAAGATGGAAAATCTCCAATTTGATTGAAAATGGGATCAAATTGGAGATGGAGAAGGTATCCCCATTCTATACCCAACTTCAACCCCGCccctatttgatttttaatatatttttctatatatatatatatatatatatatattaagtattttaactttttacatttaGCTTACTTTTTCGTTTAGTCCAATCAAACTTCAAATCAAAGAGAAttttaggaatttttttttagaaaaaagtcTCCATGGAGAAAGAAAAGGGTAAAGAGGAATGGGTACCCATGCGGACTCGTTTTCCCAACGGGGATGCGGTAAATTCCCCCATCGGGGACGGGACGAGGAACCCCTCCCCGCTTTTCCCCACCCCCCGTTGTCTATCctactgtctatcagtgatagaccacgATAGACATTATTGTGGTCTATCCGCATCTATTGCAATCTATTGATAGataataacattttgttatatttgtaaatatttttagcagttaaaaaaacaatcaatttatacccataaatttttggattatataaatttagatcataaactaataattgtatcaaatcaaatcattaatattgggattgtatcaatttaaatccaaattaataattatatccatttaaaccctaaatttttataGGTATATCAATTTAAAGCATAAACTTTTAtagatatatcaatttaaaccttacactttcataagtgtatccaaataaaaaaaatatatcaaaataaaaaaaataatggtgcaatttaaattgatattattttgaaaattcaaaattgaaattaaatacaCTTATTAAAGTTCAGGGTTTATATTGATATAGTAATTAGTttgggatttaaattgatataactccTAAAGTCTAtgattaaattgatacaattattaatttgagatttaaattgatataaccccCAAATTAActtatataaattgatatttgtccaaaaaaaaatactttcattcTTATGTTTTGTCTGTTTAgggatttatatttatttattggttaatgtattattttaattaatttacttttaaatatatttaattttaatatttatatttttaaatgtttaattttagttcacgtttaataaattttaaatttaattcttcaaaattcagtttTATCAAAATTTGCTAAATAATAATAGTCATtt comes from Benincasa hispida cultivar B227 chromosome 2, ASM972705v1, whole genome shotgun sequence and encodes:
- the LOC120071399 gene encoding protein ROOT PRIMORDIUM DEFECTIVE 1, which produces MPWSKLCIKMGPHIFRSLAKRYHHLNMVVRCKTTSSQYVASRARDPTFEKLMDKYKNLLKVVAIQDLILANPRNQSVSLDFLSRLSQKLHLNRGAPSFLRKYPHIFHIFYDPNKSLPFCKLTDTANQLFSEEADAINASLPEVVDRLVRLLSMSNSKMVPLRAIYKVWRELGLPDNFEDSVISKYSHIFQLCDAHEPNTHFLKLADHIPRHHFRAAVEEWRVTQCCKEDCSVDETEIQYSFKHSYPPGMRLKKNFKAKVKEWQKCPYIGPYEGTLDNSNKYKNTSIALEKQAVSIVHEFMTLTVEKMVEIEKISHFRKWFGVELNIRDLFLDHPGIFYLSTKGKRHTVFLREAYERGCLIDPNPVYTVRRKLLDLVAMGRRGLSHSGSRQKADQVQNEDGETSL
- the LOC120071401 gene encoding non-specific lipid transfer protein GPI-anchored 2: MAATAAVPSIFAFAVAMMAIHGIAAQAPAPGPAGEVDCFTTLLNMSDCLSYVTTGSNDTKPNKQCCSELAGLVESSPSCLCQLLSDPDKVGLTVDIDRAMKLPSACSVSTPPVSLCSLLGFPVGSANSPAPAPAPGVQPPDAGDSGIAGTPGNSGNRASSIDRLHLAFPLGLALAFLPSLL